In Halanaerobium praevalens DSM 2228, the DNA window AACTAATGAGTCATGAAGATGTTTCCTTAATCTTAGCTACTGGTGGTTCAGCAATGGTTAAAGCCGCTTATAGCTCTGGAACTCCTGCTTTAGGTGTAGGTCCTGGTAACGTACCAGCCTTTATTGAAAGAAGTGCTGACCTAGATAAAGCTGTAGCAAGAATTATGCAGAGTAAAACTTTTGATAATGGAACAATTTGTGCTTCTGAGCAGTCTGTTATAGTAGAAAGCTGCATTAAAGATGAAGTAGTTGAACTATTTAAAAAAGAAAACGCCTACTTTCTCGATGCAGATGAGAGCAAAAAAGTTGAGGATGCTATCCAACCGGCGCACGGTGGGCTTAATGCAGCTATAGTTGGTAAATCAGCTCAAAAGATTGCTGAAATTGCAGGAATTGAGGTGCCAAGCAACTGCCGTGTTCTAATTAGTGAAACAGGTGGTGTTGGTCCTGATTATCCATTCTCTAGAGAAAAATTAGCTCCACTCTTAGGTTTCTATACAGTAGAAAACTGGGAAGAAGCGTGTGACTTATCAATGGAAATTCTAAATTATGGTGGACTTGGTCACTCTTTAGGAATTCATAGTAAAAATGAAGAGGTTATTAGAGCTTTCTCACTTAAAAAACCTACTTCTAGAATGTTAGTTAATACTCCTACAGCTCTTGGAGCAACAGGAAAAACTACTAACTTAGCTCCATCATTTACTTTAGGCTGTGGTTCTAAAGGTGGTAATGCTACTTCTGATAACATAACACCACTTAACTTATTTGATCGCAGAAGAATTGCTTATGGAGTTAGAGATGTAGAAACTTCTACACCTCAAACTCAAACTGCAACTTCTAATTCTAATCTTAAAGATAGTGGAGAAGAAGAATTAGACATTATTATCGATAAGATCTTAGAAAAATTATCTCAGAAATAAGCTGAATATAATTAGGTATTAACTTAGAAATAAGTCAAAAATAAATTAAAAATAAACTTAGGAGGAATATATAATGGCAAATTCAAATGCATTAGGATTAATCGAAACAAGAGGTTTAGTTGGATCAGTAGAGGCAGCAGACGCAATGGTGAAAGCAGCTAATGTTACTTTAATCGGTAAAGAGCATGTAGGTGGCGGACTTGTAACTGTTATGGTTAGAGGTGATGTTGGTGCAGTTAAAGCAGCAACAGACGCTGGTGCAGCAGCAGCAGAAAGAGTTGGAGAATTAATTTCTGTTCATGTAATTCCAAGACCACACAATGAAGTTGAAATTATTTTACCACAAAAATAATAAATAATACTTTAGCCGGGCCAGCATTAAGTTGTTTGGCCCGGATTAAAAAAGGAATGATTTACTGTGGATTTAATAACCGAAAGTAAACTTAGAGAACTAGCTAAAAAAAGTGGTTTAGAAAATTTAGAGATCAAAGAAAACACTATTATTACACCTTCTGCTCGCCAGTATTTAAGAGATAAAAAAATAAAATTACCTGGTGAAAAGCAAAAAAAAGCAGAAGCTAGTAAAGAAAAAACTAAAAACCAGTCAGAAACAAAAACAAATGATTCAGATCAAATTAGCAAAGGTAGAGCTAAAGTTGATAAAAAGTCAGCTGATTTTAAATATCAATCATATTATTCTGGAGCTTATTTTAAAGAAAAACCAGAAGCTATGACTCAAATATTTGCTAATAAATTAGTTTACAAAGATCATCCACTTATTGAATACCGAGGTAAATTGGATAGTTTCCAATCTCAAATTTTAGAAGTGATGCTAGTAGTTGAAACAGAAGAAATTCCTGGGCTTTATCAGGACTTAGAAGAAAGCTTAGAGATTATGAGAAATGTCTTAGCAGCTGAAGTAAGAGATCAAGAATTAAAGTTAGACACTATAATCGGTCTCACAGCAGCAGAGATAAGAGCAAGATCGCATAATCCACAAAAATATTTCTCTGTTAAACATATTTTACCAAGTACAGATCTGGGGAAAATTTTAATCAAATTAAATAGTTTGCGTAGTTCTGTCCGTGAGGTAGAAATTGCAGCAGTTAAAGCTTTTAGAGATGAAAAAGGAATTAAGCGTCCAGATATTATTAAGGCTTTAAATAGGATGAGTAGTGTTTTTTATGTAATGATGTGTAAATATCAAGCTGGAAAATATAAAAAAGAGGTGATTTGATGGAAGAACAAGCATTAAGAAAAGAAATTAAAAACTTGATTTTAAAAATGCGTGAAGACAATCAGAAAAATTTAATTCCCATTGAGGCCTCAGGTAGACATATACATTTAAGTCAAGCAGATGTTGAAAAATTATTTGGTGAAGGCTATCAATTAACTCCCCGCAGAGAACTTTCTCAACCAGGTCAATTTTTGGCAGAAGAGAAACTGCGTTTAATTGGACCTAAAAGTGTAGTGAAAAATGTTGCAGTTTTAGGACCAGCTAGAAAATCAACACAGGTAGAGCTTTCTCAGACTGATGCAGTTGGTCTAGGAGTTAAAGCACCTTTAAGATTATCTGGTAATACTGAAGATACAGCCTCTCTTTTTATTGCATCTGCTAAAAATGTCGTTAAACTTGAGGAAGGTGCAATTATTGCTAAAAGACATATTCACATGACTCCAGAAGATGCAGCTAAATTAGATGTAGAAGATGGAGAAATTGTTAATGTTGAGGCATTAACAACTAGACCTGTAATTTTCAAAGATGTTTTAGTAAGGGTAAATGAAAATTATAAATTGAATATGCACTTAGATTATGATGAAGCTAATGCCTGTTTATTACAAAAAGGTGATTGTGGTAAAGTAATTAAAACAGGAAAACATGCTAATGATTGATTTAAAAAAAGTAGATGAGCTAGTAAAAAAAGTTGAAGCAAGTCGACATCAGAACCTCAATTGTGATGGTGAAAAATTAAATGCTGCCGAGCTTAAAGTAGGGGTAGACCTTGGTACAGCATATATTGGAATTGTTGTTTTAAATGCTGACAATCAACCTTTAGCTTGCGAATTAGAAGCAGCCGAAGTTGTAAGAGATGGTTTAGTTGTGGACTATATGGGAGCAATTACTATAGTTAGAAGACTAAAAGAAAAACTGGAAAACAGACTTGGAGTAGAACTTCAACAAGCTGCTATTGCAGTTCCATCAGAAACATCTGAAGCTGATAGTAAAACTCATAAACATGTTGTAGAGGCAACAGGAATGGAAGTTCTAAATACTTTAGATGAACCATCAGCAGCTAACTCTGTTTTAAATGTAAAAAATGGAGCAGTAGTTGATATTGGTGGTGGAACAACTGGTATTTCCATTTTTGAAAATGGTGAGTTAGTAAAGACCGCTGATGAAGCAACAGGTGGAACTCATTTAACTTTAACTATTGCTGGTAACTATAAAATTGATTTTGCAGAAGCAGATAAATTAAAAGTAGACCCAGCCAAACAAGCAGATGTTTATTCTATTGTACTGCCAGTGCTTAATAAAATTGGGAGTATAGTAAAAGATAAAGCAGCTGAGCATCAAGTTGAAGAATTATATCTTGTTGGAGGTACTAGCTGTTTAAAGGGAATAGAAAAAGCTATTGAATCAGAAACAGCGATTAAAAGCTTTAAACCAGAAAATCCCTTTTTAGTAACCCCACTTGGTATAGCCTTAAACTGTTTGTAATTTTAAAGTCGGAGGTGATTATCTTTGCAAAAAGAAGAGTTTATTGAAACTATTGTGAAAGAAGTTTTAAAAAAATTGAATGATCAATCTGACAACTCAAAAAATGAATTCGAGAAAGAAAAGATTTTATTAAGTCAAAAAGCAGATTTTCAATTTGCTCAGTCCTTTAGAGAAAAATATGAATTAATTGAAATAGAAGCAGAAAATGAAGTTGCTGATTTTGCAGATGTAGAAAATTTGATTATTACCCAGCTGGATCTTAAAAGCTTAATTGAACTTGCAGAATTAATTCAAGTTGAGGCTCAACTTGAATTTATAGTTAAATTTCTGTTTGAGGGTAAAAACATTTATATAATTGAAGAGGGTCTAAGTTACCGCAATTATCATGGTAATGTACCTCAAGCTTTATATGATAAATTAATTAAAGCTGAGGAAAAATTAAAAAGTTATGGTTTTGTTTTTCTAGGCTTAAATCAATTAGCAGCTGAATTAGAAATGAAAAATGAGTCTAAAAATTCTACTCCTAATCATTTAGAAACTAAAACACAGAGCGAATATTTTAGACTTGATAAAAAACTGATTGACTTATCTATAATTCAAAAACTTTATCAAAAAAATCATTCTAAATTTGAAATTCCCCAAAGTAGTATAGTAACCGCACTAGCAAAAGACTATATTAAAGATCAAAAAATTGAGATAGAATATATAGAAGGAAGGTAGTTTACAATGATTATTGGTAAAGTAATTGGTAATG includes these proteins:
- a CDS encoding acetaldehyde dehydrogenase (acetylating) — encoded protein: MLEDRDLKSIQMARNLVQKAKKAQKELAEYSQEQIDNLVSELAKAAAAEAQPLAELAVKDTGMGIVEDKVEKNLLASTGLWDYIKDMKTVGVVREDREKKITEVASPMGVIAALVPSTNPTSTTIYKSLISLKAANAIIFSPHPSAQECIQKAVDVLNKKLAELGAPEGLIGCMDIVSLEGTSELMSHEDVSLILATGGSAMVKAAYSSGTPALGVGPGNVPAFIERSADLDKAVARIMQSKTFDNGTICASEQSVIVESCIKDEVVELFKKENAYFLDADESKKVEDAIQPAHGGLNAAIVGKSAQKIAEIAGIEVPSNCRVLISETGGVGPDYPFSREKLAPLLGFYTVENWEEACDLSMEILNYGGLGHSLGIHSKNEEVIRAFSLKKPTSRMLVNTPTALGATGKTTNLAPSFTLGCGSKGGNATSDNITPLNLFDRRRIAYGVRDVETSTPQTQTATSNSNLKDSGEEELDIIIDKILEKLSQK
- a CDS encoding BMC domain-containing protein; the protein is MANSNALGLIETRGLVGSVEAADAMVKAANVTLIGKEHVGGGLVTVMVRGDVGAVKAATDAGAAAAERVGELISVHVIPRPHNEVEIILPQK
- a CDS encoding cobalamin adenosyltransferase, which encodes MDLITESKLRELAKKSGLENLEIKENTIITPSARQYLRDKKIKLPGEKQKKAEASKEKTKNQSETKTNDSDQISKGRAKVDKKSADFKYQSYYSGAYFKEKPEAMTQIFANKLVYKDHPLIEYRGKLDSFQSQILEVMLVVETEEIPGLYQDLEESLEIMRNVLAAEVRDQELKLDTIIGLTAAEIRARSHNPQKYFSVKHILPSTDLGKILIKLNSLRSSVREVEIAAVKAFRDEKGIKRPDIIKALNRMSSVFYVMMCKYQAGKYKKEVI
- the pduL gene encoding phosphate propanoyltransferase, with the translated sequence MEEQALRKEIKNLILKMREDNQKNLIPIEASGRHIHLSQADVEKLFGEGYQLTPRRELSQPGQFLAEEKLRLIGPKSVVKNVAVLGPARKSTQVELSQTDAVGLGVKAPLRLSGNTEDTASLFIASAKNVVKLEEGAIIAKRHIHMTPEDAAKLDVEDGEIVNVEALTTRPVIFKDVLVRVNENYKLNMHLDYDEANACLLQKGDCGKVIKTGKHAND
- the eutJ gene encoding ethanolamine utilization protein EutJ, with protein sequence MIDLKKVDELVKKVEASRHQNLNCDGEKLNAAELKVGVDLGTAYIGIVVLNADNQPLACELEAAEVVRDGLVVDYMGAITIVRRLKEKLENRLGVELQQAAIAVPSETSEADSKTHKHVVEATGMEVLNTLDEPSAANSVLNVKNGAVVDIGGGTTGISIFENGELVKTADEATGGTHLTLTIAGNYKIDFAEADKLKVDPAKQADVYSIVLPVLNKIGSIVKDKAAEHQVEELYLVGGTSCLKGIEKAIESETAIKSFKPENPFLVTPLGIALNCL